One part of the Terrimicrobium sacchariphilum genome encodes these proteins:
- a CDS encoding glycosyltransferase family 9 protein: MAGRILVIRGGAIGDFILTLPAIGLLRESFPEAHVEILGYRHITSLAERRYYANATRSIEYGPLAGFFNPKSDLDRDLSEYFSGFHQVVSYLYDPDKLFESSLRKAGVKNLITISPKLDDSDHAARQLALPLQQMALWLEDPAAEFFPADDDLALADQFLVRQHHSRVLAVHPGSGGERKNWPLTAWREFLVAEHLSARWERIFVVGGEADIPRLETLRSTLPDHGFAFLERLPLPVLGAILGRSTLFVGHDSGISHLAAAAGAQCLLMFGPTDPQIWAPANDHVSVLAAPQGDLSALDVATVRRRLDEILQDVR, encoded by the coding sequence ATGGCAGGCCGCATCCTTGTCATTCGCGGAGGCGCCATCGGGGATTTCATCCTCACTCTCCCCGCGATCGGTCTTCTCAGGGAAAGCTTCCCTGAAGCCCACGTCGAGATCCTCGGCTACAGGCATATCACATCCCTCGCAGAGCGAAGATATTACGCCAATGCTACCCGCTCCATCGAGTACGGTCCTCTTGCTGGTTTTTTCAATCCCAAGTCCGATCTCGACCGCGACCTATCGGAGTATTTTTCCGGATTCCATCAGGTCGTCAGCTACCTCTACGACCCCGACAAACTTTTCGAGTCGAGCCTCCGCAAGGCTGGAGTGAAGAATCTCATTACAATCTCCCCCAAGCTCGACGACTCAGATCACGCCGCTCGTCAGCTCGCCCTGCCATTGCAGCAAATGGCTCTCTGGCTCGAGGACCCCGCCGCAGAGTTTTTCCCGGCAGATGACGACCTTGCCCTGGCCGATCAATTTCTCGTCCGCCAGCATCATTCCCGCGTTCTGGCGGTGCATCCTGGCAGCGGCGGGGAGCGAAAAAACTGGCCGCTGACCGCCTGGAGAGAGTTTCTTGTCGCGGAGCATCTTTCCGCTCGTTGGGAACGCATTTTCGTTGTCGGAGGAGAAGCCGATATTCCGCGCCTGGAGACGCTCAGGAGCACGCTACCCGACCACGGTTTCGCGTTTCTGGAACGACTTCCCCTTCCCGTTCTCGGGGCCATCCTTGGCCGTAGTACGCTCTTCGTTGGTCACGACTCTGGCATCTCCCACCTGGCTGCAGCTGCCGGGGCACAGTGTCTTCTCATGTTCGGCCCGACCGATCCGCAGATCTGGGCTCCAGCCAATGACCACGTAAGCGTGCTCGCCGCGCCCCAAGGCGATCTTTCGGCACTGGACGTTGCGACAGTTCGTCGTAGGCTGGACGAAATCCTGCAAGATGTCCGTTGA
- the ruvC gene encoding crossover junction endodeoxyribonuclease RuvC translates to MSVERIVAIDPALRCTGYAVLVREGKKISCPEHGTIQNKPRIAPSGCLLAIREAVSSLIRKHSAEAMAVEGIIYVQSYQTAITLGAARAAAILAAAESGLSVHEYAPTRVKQAVVGRGGADKQQVAFMVRALLGLTQTPQSDAADAIAIGLAHFHAVDAAKLKKVPLETI, encoded by the coding sequence ATGTCCGTTGAGAGAATTGTTGCCATCGATCCCGCACTGAGATGCACCGGCTATGCCGTCCTCGTGCGTGAGGGGAAGAAAATCAGCTGCCCCGAGCATGGTACCATTCAGAACAAGCCACGCATCGCCCCCTCCGGGTGTCTTCTCGCCATCCGCGAAGCTGTTTCCAGCTTGATCAGGAAACACTCTGCGGAAGCCATGGCGGTAGAGGGAATCATCTACGTCCAGAGTTACCAGACGGCGATCACGTTGGGAGCGGCCCGTGCCGCGGCGATTCTCGCCGCAGCCGAGAGCGGCCTTAGCGTCCACGAATACGCCCCCACCCGGGTCAAGCAGGCCGTCGTCGGCCGGGGCGGCGCCGACAAACAGCAGGTCGCATTCATGGTGCGTGCTCTCCTGGGGTTGACCCAGACGCCACAGTCCGATGCCGCCGATGCCATCGCGATCGGACTTGCTCACTTTCATGCCGTCGACGCGGCCAAGTTAAAAAAGGTTCCCCTGGAAACCATCTGA
- the lipB gene encoding lipoyl(octanoyl) transferase LipB, with product MIPSLSHPEVQWLGSIEYAAALDLQNQLVDQCLEGGPEKLLLLEHEPVYTIGRTRDQSSLRQPTSLPHPVFEINRGGQATWHGPGQLVGYPILRLAERGRDLHLYLRFLEEVIILTCAECGFTAGRRDGLTGVWVEDRKLASLGVGVRKWISMHGLALNVTLSSLEAFNYITPCGIAGVQMTCIEKEAARPFTVQEVGDILARIFLRDLPTLA from the coding sequence ATGATCCCATCTCTTTCCCATCCTGAAGTCCAGTGGCTGGGCAGTATCGAGTACGCCGCCGCTCTCGATCTGCAAAACCAGCTTGTTGACCAATGCCTGGAGGGCGGACCCGAAAAGCTCCTCCTGCTGGAACACGAGCCCGTCTACACCATTGGTCGCACCCGGGATCAATCCAGTCTCCGGCAGCCAACCTCTCTCCCTCACCCGGTTTTCGAGATCAACCGCGGTGGTCAGGCGACCTGGCATGGGCCAGGGCAACTCGTCGGCTACCCCATCCTCCGACTCGCCGAGCGCGGGCGTGACCTGCACCTCTATCTGCGGTTCCTTGAGGAAGTCATCATTTTAACCTGTGCAGAATGCGGCTTCACTGCTGGTCGCCGCGACGGCCTTACCGGCGTATGGGTCGAGGATCGCAAGCTCGCCTCTCTCGGAGTGGGTGTCCGGAAATGGATTTCAATGCATGGTCTCGCCTTGAATGTGACTCTTTCCTCGCTGGAGGCATTCAACTACATCACCCCCTGCGGTATCGCGGGAGTTCAGATGACCTGCATTGAAAAGGAGGCAGCCCGCCCCTTCACTGTGCAGGAAGTCGGCGATATCCTTGCGCGTATTTTCCTGCGCGATCTTCCGACCCTCGCCTAA
- a CDS encoding PEP-CTERM sorting domain-containing protein — translation MGSNTRYFTYILDTGSAGFFTAKGTTSAWDNTIDSVTGETFSVSYGTGSLAYSGVVANTRITFSDVNGIEYAVNDVRMGVITNEPYTGWDANINHMTGGVADPIPPESPTTHLFYGTLGAGLYQTKPEAGSLVSVLAQMPAGPGLTKGFMIHTGGANSTSATLTVGLSQDEMDLFPIKIQMNPSTGTVTNDNHTTATLYPESQTTATYTIIKGEETYTAVANLLLDTGGLGTHITTGTDINPPDSMVSDGQIVDGASFQTHVDGITLSQALNWLISPTGSTEFVDKVGVVSGTSSGSLNSGIALFYNYDVYFDTENGVIGLRSVPEPAVGWLLGLGLFAALVIRRRIAAR, via the coding sequence ATGGGCAGCAACACCCGGTACTTTACCTACATCCTGGATACAGGCTCCGCGGGCTTTTTCACTGCGAAAGGAACGACCTCGGCCTGGGACAATACGATTGACTCGGTGACGGGAGAGACGTTTTCCGTGAGTTATGGAACGGGGTCTCTCGCTTACAGCGGGGTGGTGGCTAATACCAGAATCACCTTTTCCGATGTCAATGGGATCGAGTACGCGGTTAATGACGTCAGGATGGGCGTCATAACCAACGAGCCGTACACGGGATGGGATGCCAATATCAATCACATGACTGGCGGGGTGGCTGATCCCATTCCACCGGAGAGTCCCACGACGCACCTTTTTTACGGTACACTGGGAGCTGGGCTTTATCAGACGAAGCCGGAGGCCGGTTCCTTGGTCAGCGTACTAGCCCAGATGCCCGCAGGCCCGGGGTTAACGAAGGGATTCATGATTCATACCGGGGGAGCAAATTCCACTTCGGCGACGCTCACCGTTGGTCTCAGCCAGGATGAGATGGATTTGTTTCCCATCAAGATTCAGATGAATCCCTCGACCGGCACGGTGACGAATGACAATCATACGACCGCCACGCTTTACCCCGAGTCGCAGACCACTGCGACCTACACGATCATTAAGGGCGAGGAGACCTATACGGCAGTGGCCAACCTCCTGCTCGATACCGGCGGTCTAGGCACTCATATTACGACCGGCACGGATATCAATCCGCCCGACTCGATGGTAAGTGATGGGCAGATCGTTGACGGGGCCAGCTTCCAGACACATGTGGATGGCATCACGTTGTCGCAGGCGCTCAATTGGCTCATCAGCCCGACCGGAAGCACGGAATTTGTCGACAAAGTGGGAGTTGTCTCGGGAACGAGCAGTGGAAGCCTGAACTCGGGGATCGCGCTCTTTTACAACTACGATGTTTATTTCGATACCGAGAATGGCGTCATCGGGCTGCGCTCGGTTCCTGAACCAGCTGTCGGCTGGCTGCTGGGGCTCGGATTGTTCGCGGCGCTTGTTATTCGCAGGCGTATCGCGGCTCGTTAG
- the tgt gene encoding tRNA guanosine(34) transglycosylase Tgt produces the protein MSSPYDLIATDPSSKARAGVLTTRRGPIETPVFMPVGTQGTVKAVSPRELHELGAQIILGNTYHLHVRPGEKLISRLGGLHRFNGWDRPILTDSGGFQVFSLARLRKITEDGVHFQNHLDGTPTFIGPEQSMEIQRDLGSDIVMTFDECPPYPCEEAVASTSLDLTLRWAVRCKEWWASQPDESKPLLFGIVQGSSYPELRAKSAQELVKIGFDGYAVGGVSVGEPEPEMMAAIENAEPHLPQDRARYAMGLGTPPQMVEMVARGIDMFDCVLPTRLARNGTAFTAAGTMALKNAGYAEDPGPIEEGCTCYACANFTRAYIRHLIKAEEILGLRLVSLHNLHFYLNLMRTARRAIIEGNFAEFRRAFVAGYKKNEANA, from the coding sequence TTGAGCAGTCCTTACGACCTCATCGCCACCGACCCGTCGAGCAAGGCGAGGGCGGGGGTACTGACTACACGACGCGGTCCCATCGAGACGCCTGTCTTCATGCCGGTCGGCACGCAGGGAACCGTCAAGGCGGTCTCGCCCCGTGAGCTTCATGAACTCGGTGCGCAGATCATCCTGGGCAATACCTACCATTTGCACGTCCGGCCGGGCGAGAAGCTCATCTCGCGACTCGGCGGCCTGCATCGTTTCAATGGTTGGGATCGGCCAATACTGACGGATAGTGGCGGCTTTCAGGTCTTCTCGCTGGCCCGTCTGCGCAAGATCACGGAGGACGGTGTCCATTTTCAGAATCATCTGGATGGAACGCCGACCTTCATTGGGCCCGAGCAGTCGATGGAGATTCAGCGCGACCTAGGTTCGGATATCGTGATGACCTTTGACGAGTGTCCTCCATATCCTTGTGAGGAAGCGGTGGCGTCAACGAGCCTGGATCTGACTTTGCGCTGGGCGGTTCGTTGCAAGGAATGGTGGGCGTCCCAGCCGGATGAGTCCAAGCCGCTGCTCTTTGGCATCGTGCAGGGGTCCTCCTATCCTGAGCTCCGTGCGAAAAGCGCGCAGGAGCTCGTGAAGATCGGCTTCGATGGCTATGCCGTGGGGGGCGTCAGTGTCGGCGAACCGGAGCCGGAAATGATGGCGGCGATTGAGAATGCCGAACCCCATCTCCCTCAGGACCGCGCCCGCTATGCGATGGGGCTGGGTACGCCTCCGCAAATGGTGGAGATGGTGGCGCGGGGTATCGACATGTTTGATTGTGTATTGCCGACCCGGCTGGCTCGCAATGGCACGGCCTTCACTGCGGCGGGAACGATGGCGCTGAAGAATGCCGGATACGCCGAGGACCCCGGCCCGATTGAGGAAGGCTGCACCTGCTATGCCTGTGCAAACTTCACTCGCGCCTATATCCGCCACCTGATCAAGGCCGAGGAGATTCTCGGCCTGCGTTTGGTGTCACTGCATAACCTGCATTTCTATCTGAACCTTATGCGGACCGCCCGCCGGGCGATCATCGAAGGGAACTTTGCTGAATTTCGCCGGGCGTTTGTTGCCGGGTACAAAAAGAACGAAGCTAACGCCTAA
- a CDS encoding dihydroorotase, giving the protein MSTLRIFNGRIIDPANGRDEKADLWIRDGVIIETPVDGTKADEEIDAKGRIVAPGLIDIHVHFREPGQSHKETIGTGSQAAAAGGFTSVVCMPNTSPAADNAGTITLIREKAATSSVVNIFTTGAITKGLAGQELAPYNAMVGAGIVAITDDGHCVQNHEVMRRAVEYARMFGLVVLDHCQDYSLVGGGVMNEGEWSLRLGLPGWPRIGEEIIVMRNILLADLCDSPIHCQHISSGGSVRLIREARARGVKISGEVCPHHIALTDDHLQTFDSNYKMNPPLRTERDIEAIIGGIADGTLDILCSDHAPHAKYEKEVELDQAPFGILGLETEFGLFSDILVHKKKAIDMARLIELYTSKPAKLLSLDRGTLGVGAQGDVTLIDPDLEWVYDKELSPSLSRNTPFHGTEMKGRAVQTIVAGKTVWSL; this is encoded by the coding sequence ATGAGTACTTTGAGAATTTTCAACGGCCGCATCATTGATCCGGCTAATGGCAGGGATGAAAAGGCGGATCTTTGGATTCGCGATGGCGTCATCATCGAGACTCCGGTGGATGGCACGAAGGCCGACGAGGAGATCGACGCGAAGGGGCGGATCGTCGCCCCGGGCCTTATCGACATCCATGTGCATTTCCGCGAACCCGGGCAGTCTCACAAAGAGACCATCGGGACAGGTTCCCAGGCGGCAGCTGCAGGTGGATTCACCAGCGTTGTCTGCATGCCCAATACCTCCCCGGCTGCCGACAACGCCGGAACGATCACCCTCATCCGGGAAAAAGCGGCAACGAGTTCGGTCGTTAATATTTTCACAACCGGAGCGATCACCAAGGGCCTCGCGGGTCAGGAACTGGCTCCGTACAACGCCATGGTCGGCGCGGGAATCGTCGCGATCACGGACGACGGTCATTGCGTGCAGAACCACGAGGTGATGCGCCGTGCGGTTGAGTATGCCCGCATGTTCGGCCTCGTCGTGCTGGATCACTGCCAGGACTATTCGCTCGTTGGCGGAGGTGTGATGAATGAAGGCGAGTGGAGCCTTCGCCTTGGTCTGCCGGGCTGGCCGCGCATCGGTGAGGAAATCATCGTGATGCGCAACATCCTGCTCGCGGACTTGTGTGACTCGCCCATTCACTGCCAGCACATCAGCTCTGGCGGCAGCGTACGGCTGATCCGCGAGGCGCGTGCGCGTGGGGTGAAGATCTCCGGAGAGGTTTGCCCGCACCACATTGCGTTGACGGACGATCATCTTCAGACTTTCGATAGCAACTACAAGATGAACCCGCCTCTGCGCACCGAGCGTGACATCGAGGCGATCATCGGCGGCATTGCGGATGGTACGCTGGACATCCTGTGCAGCGACCATGCTCCCCATGCGAAGTACGAGAAGGAGGTCGAGCTCGACCAGGCGCCTTTTGGCATCCTCGGTCTGGAAACCGAGTTCGGTTTGTTCAGCGACATCCTCGTCCACAAGAAGAAGGCCATCGACATGGCTCGGCTCATCGAGCTTTACACGTCGAAGCCCGCAAAGCTTCTCAGCCTCGACCGCGGCACGCTTGGCGTGGGCGCACAAGGTGACGTGACGTTGATTGATCCCGACCTCGAGTGGGTGTACGACAAGGAGCTGTCTCCTTCCCTCTCGCGGAATACGCCGTTCCACGGCACCGAGATGAAAGGCCGGGCGGTGCAAACCATCGTCGCAGGCAAAACAGTCTGGTCCCTTTGA
- a CDS encoding aspartate carbamoyltransferase catalytic subunit, translating into MSGWTRKDLLGLDELSAEELRIILDTAKAFKGVGERSLKKVPALRGHTMVNFFVEPSTRTRTSFELAAMRLSADVVNISATASSLQKGESLKDTALNLEALRADIIVLRHSSAGASRFLAERLQASIINAGDGAHEHPTQGLLDIFTMIEKRGSLEGAEVAIIGDILFSRVARSNIYALNKLGAKVTLVGPSTLVPKAFEKLGVKVAHRIDDILETADVVNLLRIQHERQRKEYFPGIGEYIKLFGLTKARAERLKPGCLIMHPGPINRGVEIDSDVADGDRSVILEQVTNGLAVRMAVLYLCAGGVGLPS; encoded by the coding sequence ATGAGTGGCTGGACGCGCAAGGATCTCCTGGGCCTCGATGAACTCAGCGCGGAGGAACTCCGCATCATCCTGGATACGGCCAAAGCCTTCAAAGGTGTTGGCGAACGCAGTCTCAAGAAAGTGCCCGCACTGCGTGGTCACACGATGGTGAATTTCTTCGTCGAGCCGAGCACGCGCACGCGTACCTCCTTTGAACTCGCCGCGATGCGTCTCAGTGCCGATGTGGTGAATATCTCCGCCACCGCCTCCAGCCTGCAAAAAGGCGAATCGCTCAAGGATACCGCGCTGAATCTTGAGGCCCTGCGCGCAGACATCATCGTGCTGCGGCACAGCTCCGCCGGAGCCTCCCGGTTTCTTGCGGAGCGCCTTCAGGCCAGCATCATCAATGCTGGTGACGGAGCTCACGAGCATCCCACACAGGGACTCCTCGACATCTTCACGATGATCGAAAAGCGCGGCAGCCTGGAGGGTGCCGAGGTGGCAATCATCGGCGACATTCTTTTCAGCCGCGTCGCTCGCTCAAACATTTACGCCCTCAACAAGCTCGGCGCGAAGGTGACCCTGGTCGGGCCGTCCACGCTCGTGCCGAAGGCCTTTGAAAAGCTCGGCGTCAAGGTTGCTCATCGTATTGACGATATCCTTGAAACGGCTGACGTGGTGAACCTGCTGCGCATCCAGCACGAGCGCCAGCGCAAGGAGTATTTCCCCGGCATCGGTGAGTACATCAAGCTCTTTGGTCTGACCAAGGCCCGGGCAGAACGCCTCAAACCGGGGTGCCTCATCATGCACCCAGGTCCGATCAACCGCGGCGTCGAGATCGACAGCGACGTGGCCGATGGCGATCGCAGTGTCATCCTCGAGCAGGTGACGAATGGGCTGGCAGTGCGTATGGCCGTGCTTTACCTCTGCGCGGGAGGAGTGGGATTACCTTCATGA
- the pyrR gene encoding bifunctional pyr operon transcriptional regulator/uracil phosphoribosyltransferase PyrR: protein MSQEHPETLLVMDADAIRKAIRRIAHEIVERNTDLSRLVIAGIPTRGVEVAKRILDHIEQIEGVRPEFGVVDVAMHRDDLRRRGRLTAVVPTELPVDLDDRVIVLVDDVLFTGRSCRAALDAISSFGRPARVQYAVLVDRGHRELPIRADYVGKNVPTALEEKIRVRFENLDSVPDSVRVVRAVNS, encoded by the coding sequence ATGAGCCAAGAACACCCTGAAACCTTGCTCGTGATGGATGCGGACGCGATCCGCAAGGCCATCCGACGAATCGCTCATGAGATCGTTGAGCGAAATACTGACCTTTCCCGGCTGGTCATTGCCGGCATTCCCACCCGAGGGGTGGAGGTCGCCAAGCGAATCCTGGACCATATCGAGCAGATCGAGGGAGTACGCCCCGAGTTTGGCGTGGTCGACGTCGCCATGCATCGCGATGATCTGCGGCGACGAGGCCGCCTTACAGCAGTGGTGCCGACAGAGTTGCCCGTCGATCTCGATGATCGGGTGATCGTGCTGGTCGATGACGTGCTTTTTACCGGACGCAGCTGCCGTGCAGCGCTCGATGCCATTTCTTCATTTGGCCGGCCCGCGCGCGTGCAGTATGCGGTGCTGGTGGATCGGGGACACCGCGAGCTGCCGATCCGAGCCGATTATGTTGGCAAGAATGTTCCCACGGCCCTGGAGGAGAAAATCCGCGTCCGCTTTGAAAACCTCGATTCCGTGCCGGACAGTGTGCGCGTCGTTCGCGCGGTAAATTCATGA
- a CDS encoding Mrp/NBP35 family ATP-binding protein translates to MSSIDVTALREALQTVKYPGFSRDIVSFGLVKDIQTDGRDVQVQMTLTTADQKIARTIHDEAEAALKRLPGVRAVEVRIDVQAPAQAAGVPGPARIPGVKHVIAVASGKGGVGKSTVAANLALALSATGAKVGLLDCDFYGPSIAMMFGSNERPTADDENNIIPVEREGLKLMSMGFLLEDDSPAVLRGPIVTRYTQQFLRQVTWAPLDYLVLDLPPGTGDIQLTIVQTIALSGAVIVTTPQEVALIDARKAVGMFERTNVPVLGIVENMSYFLCPSDGVRYNIFGEGGGQREAARLKVPLLGEIPIQIAVRESGDIGKPIVSADPEGVVAQEFIKIASQVRQKAESALGR, encoded by the coding sequence ATGTCTTCCATCGATGTCACGGCGTTGCGTGAAGCGCTGCAAACCGTCAAGTACCCGGGATTCTCGCGGGATATCGTCTCTTTTGGTCTGGTAAAAGATATTCAGACCGACGGGCGGGACGTTCAGGTGCAGATGACGCTCACCACGGCCGACCAGAAAATCGCGCGGACGATCCATGATGAGGCCGAGGCCGCGCTCAAGCGTTTGCCGGGCGTGCGTGCAGTGGAGGTGCGGATCGATGTTCAGGCCCCCGCTCAGGCAGCGGGAGTTCCCGGCCCGGCGCGCATCCCTGGCGTGAAGCATGTGATCGCGGTGGCGAGCGGCAAAGGCGGGGTGGGTAAATCCACCGTGGCGGCGAATCTCGCGCTTGCGCTGTCTGCCACAGGAGCCAAGGTCGGTCTCCTCGACTGTGATTTTTACGGCCCGAGCATTGCGATGATGTTTGGCAGCAACGAACGCCCGACAGCGGACGACGAGAATAATATCATCCCGGTCGAACGTGAAGGGCTGAAGCTCATGTCGATGGGCTTCCTCCTGGAAGATGACTCTCCGGCGGTGCTGCGGGGGCCGATCGTGACGCGGTATACCCAGCAGTTTCTCCGTCAGGTGACATGGGCGCCGCTGGACTATCTCGTACTTGACCTGCCTCCGGGGACTGGAGACATCCAACTCACCATCGTGCAGACGATCGCCTTGAGCGGCGCTGTGATCGTGACCACGCCGCAGGAGGTGGCTTTGATCGACGCCCGCAAGGCGGTGGGCATGTTTGAGCGTACGAATGTACCTGTCCTCGGTATCGTGGAAAACATGAGCTACTTTCTCTGTCCCAGTGATGGAGTGCGCTACAATATCTTCGGCGAAGGCGGAGGGCAGCGGGAGGCGGCGCGCTTGAAGGTGCCGCTGCTCGGAGAGATCCCCATTCAGATCGCGGTTCGCGAGTCCGGAGATATCGGCAAACCCATCGTGTCGGCCGACCCGGAGGGAGTTGTTGCTCAGGAATTTATCAAGATTGCGTCGCAAGTTCGGCAGAAGGCCGAAAGTGCTTTAGGTCGTTAG
- a CDS encoding glycoside hydrolase family 16 protein, with protein sequence MMKEITAGLALALVSSGGFATEPTTSLGGKAKVEFPDRDKLKEAYEAPGWKTLWADEFETAGLPDAAKWNYEEGRVRNREDQYYVRNRRENARVENGHLIITARHEPWEGADVTSACLITLGKFDFCHGKLEIRARLPKGRGTWPALWLMGSNYEQAGWPHCGEIDLMEFVGFMPDVLHFTVHTDAFNHSRQNQQGTTLEVERLSEEFHRYGLLWMADELVWFFDGEPVFRYANAHAGASQWPFDHPAYILMNLAIGGTWGGREGVDPGMLPSEFVVDYVRVWQR encoded by the coding sequence ATGATGAAGGAAATCACAGCGGGTCTCGCCCTGGCCCTGGTATCATCTGGCGGGTTCGCGACTGAACCAACCACCTCTCTGGGTGGAAAAGCGAAAGTGGAGTTTCCTGACCGGGACAAGCTGAAGGAAGCTTATGAAGCCCCCGGATGGAAAACGCTGTGGGCCGATGAGTTTGAGACAGCCGGTTTGCCTGATGCCGCGAAGTGGAACTACGAGGAGGGTCGCGTCCGCAATCGCGAGGATCAGTATTATGTCCGGAACCGGCGAGAAAATGCCCGGGTGGAGAATGGGCATCTGATCATTACCGCCCGACATGAGCCATGGGAGGGGGCAGATGTGACCTCGGCCTGCTTGATCACCCTCGGCAAGTTTGATTTCTGCCACGGTAAGCTGGAGATACGGGCCAGGCTGCCAAAGGGCAGGGGAACCTGGCCGGCTCTATGGCTCATGGGAAGCAACTATGAACAGGCAGGCTGGCCCCACTGTGGAGAGATTGATCTCATGGAGTTTGTCGGGTTCATGCCTGATGTGTTGCATTTCACGGTGCATACGGATGCGTTCAATCACTCCCGCCAGAATCAACAGGGCACCACGCTTGAGGTGGAAAGGCTGAGCGAGGAGTTTCACCGTTACGGTTTGCTTTGGATGGCCGATGAACTGGTCTGGTTCTTCGACGGAGAGCCGGTCTTTCGCTATGCGAACGCTCATGCCGGGGCATCGCAATGGCCGTTCGATCATCCTGCATACATCCTGATGAATCTTGCCATTGGAGGGACGTGGGGCGGTCGTGAGGGCGTCGATCCGGGCATGCTGCCATCCGAGTTTGTCGTGGATTACGTGCGTGTTTGGCAGCGGTAA
- the rpoN gene encoding RNA polymerase factor sigma-54, whose protein sequence is MSMIGMEQVQGLALQQTLSPQMQQSLHILQAPLMELRQLVASELQANPVLEEENRTTSPSLDEGAPQQSSTLDDEWREVYSQRGSTEQWSAEALERRQHFFDSHTRPQTLQQHLLEQLGAIGLSPNRKGIAMVVVGNIDDRGYLRSDAVEIAAQAGCSDGEAEEVIGIIQELDPPGVCARSLSECLFLQLKRQGQQYSIASRIAQHYLEELGRRKLGDIARQLRVPLAEVQRAAEEISHLEPRPGRPFSAEEEQTVVADIIMERDGDEYTLSLNNSEIPSLRIGNDYKDMLSQPGANREVKEYLREKIRGGRFFIKCIEQRQHTLLNIAREIVNRQREFFDLGPAHLHPMTMSQVAQAVGVHETTVSRAVSGKYMSTPRGLFELKYFFTSGYTTSEGEAVSNESVRQSIAEIIKNEDPRKPPSDQDIVKLLGERGVPIARRTVAKYREQLGILPSHLRKSF, encoded by the coding sequence ATGTCGATGATCGGCATGGAACAGGTTCAAGGGTTGGCGCTTCAGCAAACCCTGTCGCCGCAGATGCAGCAGAGTCTGCATATTCTCCAGGCACCCCTGATGGAATTACGTCAGCTGGTGGCCTCGGAGCTTCAGGCGAATCCTGTGCTGGAAGAGGAGAATCGCACCACCTCGCCGTCGCTGGATGAGGGGGCGCCCCAGCAATCGTCGACGCTGGATGATGAATGGCGTGAGGTTTACAGCCAGCGAGGCTCGACGGAGCAATGGAGTGCGGAGGCGCTCGAGCGGCGTCAGCATTTTTTTGATTCGCACACCCGGCCCCAGACCTTGCAGCAGCATTTGCTTGAGCAGCTCGGTGCCATCGGCTTGTCGCCCAACCGCAAGGGAATCGCCATGGTCGTGGTGGGAAACATCGACGACCGCGGGTACCTGAGGTCCGACGCGGTCGAGATCGCGGCCCAGGCCGGATGTTCCGATGGAGAGGCGGAAGAGGTGATCGGCATCATCCAGGAGCTCGACCCTCCGGGCGTCTGTGCGCGTTCGCTCTCGGAGTGCCTCTTTCTTCAGCTCAAGCGACAGGGCCAGCAGTACAGTATCGCCAGTAGAATCGCGCAGCATTATCTGGAAGAGCTGGGTCGGAGAAAGCTGGGGGATATCGCCCGCCAGCTCCGGGTGCCGCTGGCGGAGGTGCAGCGTGCCGCCGAGGAGATTTCCCATCTGGAGCCTCGCCCGGGACGTCCCTTTTCCGCCGAGGAAGAGCAGACCGTCGTTGCCGATATCATCATGGAGCGGGATGGAGATGAGTATACGCTGTCGCTCAACAACTCCGAGATTCCCTCGCTGCGCATCGGCAATGACTACAAGGACATGCTGTCCCAACCGGGTGCCAATCGTGAAGTGAAGGAGTACCTGCGCGAAAAAATCCGGGGAGGCCGTTTCTTCATCAAATGCATCGAGCAGCGGCAGCACACTCTGCTCAATATTGCCCGCGAGATCGTGAACCGCCAGCGGGAGTTCTTTGATCTCGGGCCGGCCCACCTTCACCCGATGACGATGAGTCAGGTGGCACAGGCGGTCGGCGTCCATGAGACAACCGTGAGCCGGGCGGTCTCCGGTAAATACATGTCCACGCCGAGGGGACTCTTTGAGTTGAAGTACTTTTTCACCTCCGGCTACACGACCTCCGAAGGCGAGGCAGTCAGCAACGAAAGCGTGAGGCAGTCGATCGCCGAGATCATCAAAAATGAAGATCCGCGCAAACCACCCAGCGATCAGGATATTGTCAAGCTGCTCGGCGAGCGCGGCGTGCCGATCGCGAGACGGACGGTGGCCAAATACCGCGAGCAACTCGGCATCCTGCCCAGCCATTTGCGCAAGTCGTTCTAA